A stretch of the Macaca mulatta isolate MMU2019108-1 chromosome 14, T2T-MMU8v2.0, whole genome shotgun sequence genome encodes the following:
- the TALDO1 gene encoding transaldolase, whose translation MSSSPVKRQRMESALDQLKQFTTVVADTGDFHAIDEYKPQDATTNPSLILAAAQMPAYQELVEEAITYGRKLGGSQQDQIKNAIDKLFVLFGAEILKKIPGRVSTEVDARLSFDKDAMVARARRLIELYKEAGISKDRILIKLSSTWEGIQAGKELEEQHGIHCNMTLLFSFAQAVACAEAGVTLISPFVGRILDWHVANTDKKSYEPLEDPGVKSVTKIYNYYKKFGYKTIVMGASFRNTGEIKALAGCDFLTISPKLLGELLQDNAKLVPVLSAKAAQASDLEKIHLDEKSFRWLHNEDQMAVEKLSDGIRKFAADAVKLERMLTEQMFNAENGK comes from the exons ATGTCGAGCTCACCCGTGAAGCGTCAGAGGATGGAGTCCGCGCTGGACCAGCTCAAGCAGTTCACCACCGTGGTGGCCGACACGGGCGACTTCCACG CCATCGACGAGTACAAGCCCCAGGATGCTACCACCAACCCGTCCCTGATCCTGGCTGCAGCGCAGATGCCCGCTTACCAGGagctggtggaggaggcgatcaCCTATGGCCGGAAGCTGGGCGG GTCACAACAGGACCAGATTAAAAATGCTATTGATAAACTTTTTGTGTTGTTTGGAGCAGAAATACTAAAGAAGATTCCAGGCCGAGTATCCACAGAAGTAGATGCAAG GCTCTCCTTTGATAAAGATGCGATGGTGGCCAGAGCCAGGCGGCTCATCGAGCTCTATAAGGAAGCTGGGATCAGCAAGGACCGAATTCTTATAAAGCTGTCATCAACCTGGGAAGGAATTCAGGCTGGAAA GGAGCTCGAGGAGCAGCACGGCATCCACTGCAACATGACGCTACTCTTCTCCTTCGCCCAGGCTGTGGCCTGTGCCGAGGCAGGTGTGACCCTCATCTCCCCATTTGTTGGGCGCATCCTTGATTGGCATGTGGCAAACACCGACAAGAAATCCTACGAGCCCCTGGAAGACCCTG GGGTAAAGAGTGTCACTAAAATCTACAACTACTATAAGAAGTTTGGCTACAAAACCATTGTCATGGGCGCCTCCTTCCGCAACACGGGCGAGATCAAAGCACTGGCCGGCTGTGACTTCCTCACCATCTCACCCAAGCTCCTGGGAGAGCTGCTCCAGGACAATGCCAAGCTGGTGCCTGTGCTCTCAGCCAAGGCGG CCCAAGCCAGTGACCTGGAAAAAATCCACCTGGATGAGAAGTCTTTCCGCTGGTTGCACAACGAGGACCAGATGGCTGTGGAGAAGCTCTCTGACGGGATCCGCAAGTTTGCCGCTGACGCAGTGAAGCTGGAGCGGATGCTGACA GAACAAATGTTCAATGCAGAGAACGGAAAGTAG
- the GATD1 gene encoding glutamine amidotransferase-like class 1 domain-containing protein 1 isoform X3 — MASTAFNLQVATPGGKAMEFVDVTESNARWVQDFRLKAYASPAKLESIDGARYHALLIPSCPGALTDLASSGSLARILQHFHSESKPICAVGHGVAALCCATNEDRSWVFHGYSLTGPSVCELIRAPGFARLPLVVEDFVKDSGACFSASEPDAVHVVLDRHLVTGQNASSTVPAVQNLLFLCGSRK, encoded by the exons GGGAAAGCCATGGAATTTGTGGATGTGACCGAGAGCAATGCACGCTGGGTGCAAGACTTCCGCCTCAAGGCCTATGCCAGCCCCGCCAAGCTCGAGTCGATTGATG GTGCCCGGTACCATGCCCTCCTGATCCCCAGCTGTCCTGGGGCCCTAACCGACCTGGCCAGCAGTGGCTCCCTGGCCCGTATCCTGCAGCACTTCCACTCTGAGAGCA AGCCCATCTGCGCCGTTGGCCACGGTGTTGCCGCCTTGTGCTGTGCCACCAACGAGGACAGATCCTGGGTGTTCCACGGCTACAGCCTGACAGGG CCCTCTGTGTGTGAGCTCATCAGGGCCCCCGGCTTCGCCCGCCTGCCGCTCGTGGTGGAGGACTTTGTGAAGGATTCGGGCGCCTGCTTCAGTG CAAGTGAGCCTGACGCCGTGCACGTTGTGCTGGACCGCCACCTGGTCACGGGCCAGAATGCCAGCTCCACTGTCCCGGCCGTGCAGAACCTGCTCTTCCTCTGTGGCAGCCG GAAATGA